From a region of the Coffea arabica cultivar ET-39 chromosome 3e, Coffea Arabica ET-39 HiFi, whole genome shotgun sequence genome:
- the LOC113736729 gene encoding flowering time control protein FPA isoform X1, producing MPPPTSKSTSSLSSDGEAPASNNLWIGNLSPEVTDSELTALFEKHGPVDSITNYASRSYGFVYYKKIEDAKSAKEKLQGTILHGNPIKIEFAKPAKPCKSLWVAGISQSVSKEELEEEFTRFGKIQEFKFLRDRNTAYVDFSRLEDASQALKNMNGRRIGGDQIRVDFLRSQPSRREQLPDFRDAREGHFPNRSIGPPDTRWMAQESIQVGSKRHQFQSPGGRRGDGQPSKVLWISYPPSVQIDEDMLHNAMILFGEIERIKTFEDRNYAFVQFRSVDEARLAKEGLQGKLFSDPRISIEYSNSELAPNKDYLGNYPGTKGTRPDTYLNDVPFRHGQMDIISHDSGVLPPRGAPGPDGIMRPLGPQGNFDLQGGHHAHLGGPNWRRSSPAPGLLSSPSASLNLPNRSASSAWDVFDASQLQRESKRSRVEGTLQAHNSSFPARRTDDQGLGLDEPYGLRTYAGSTDPLSNFEGRSHLSPVGMQISVGGLGKRIPEPDYVWRGIIAKGGSLICHARCVPIGEGISSEIPEVVNCTARTGLDLLTKHYADAVGFSIAFFLPDSEADFASYTEFLRYLGARNRAGVAKFDDGTTLFLVPPSDFLTNVLKVTGPERLYGVVLEFPQAAPASSNIPPSLVQPQYVDAQQQASSLTGYNEIAQEEIGMQMGYNKVVPEDMKPPLKMLGSSLNSTPPINNAAVSQAGLKLTPDLIATLASIYQGNSKSSGSESSSVQSASTTLGPALNITPAPDKGLPQGWQHERQVPEQAGYVTQQFNSQFHSQAQFIPQVHAYPAVSNTLNLPAQGALGYSQIQDRGFNMQPQGAVSSRPIASATPSQGQVSALSNVDQQHQLGMPHDPLKGHGMAQGTDALRLYGSSVLHQPTNLVTLGSEINGPNVLQHASMPQTTEADVRNQVQEHHSALQGAGQDTSETEEEKNRRYQSTLLFAVNLLNRVQQPPGTQTGQGSGS from the exons ATGCCGCCGCCGACGAGCAAATCAACGTCGTCGCTGTCTTCCGACGGGGAGGCGCCGGCATCGAACAATCTCTGGATCGGTAATCTATCCCCTGAAGTTACCGATTCGGAATTGACGGCGCTCTTCGAAAAGCACGGGCCGGTCGATAGCATAACCAATTACGCATCTCGAAGCTATGGCTTCGTATATTATAAGAAAATTGAGGACGCCAAATCCGCCAAAGAAAAGCTTCAGGGCACAATTCTCCATGGGAACCCGATTAAGATCGAGTTCGCTAAACCG GCTAAACCATGTAAGAGCTTATGGGTGGCTGGAATAAGCCAATCTGTCTCAAAAGAAGAACTGGAAGAAGAATTTACGAGATTTGGTAAAATCCAGGAATTTAAATTTCTTAGAGACCGTAATACTGCATATGTCGACTTTTCTAGATTAGAGGATGCTTCTCAAGCGTTGAAGAATATGAATGGGAGGAGAATTGGTGGGGATCAGATACGTGTGGATTTTCTTCGATCACAACCTTCTAGAAGA GAGCAGTTACCTGATTTTCGTGATGCAAGGGAAGGACATTTCCCCAACAGGAGCATTGGCCCTCCAGATACACGGTGGATGGCACAAGAGTCTATCCAAGTTGGGTCAAAACGACAT CAATTCCAGTCTCCAGGAGGGCGGAGGGGAGATGGTCAACCAAGCAAGGTCTTGTGGATAAGTTATCCTCCTTCAGTTCAGATTGATGAAGACATGTTGCATAATGCAATGATTCTGTTTGGTGAGATAGAAAGGATTAAAACTTTTGAAGACAGGAACTATGCGTTTGTACAATTTAGAAGTGTAGATGAAGCACGACTTGCAAAAGAAGGTTTGCAAGGCAAGCTTTTTAGTGATCCACGAATCTCAATTGAGTATTCAAACAGTGAACTTGCACCAAACAAAGATTACTTGGGGAATTATCCTGGAACCAAAGGGACAAGGCCAGATACGTACCTGAATGATGTTCCATTTAGGCATGGACAAATGGACATAATTAGTCATGATTCTGGAGTTTTGCCACCTCGTGGAGCCCCTGGACCTGATGGCATTATGAGGCCATTAGGTCCTCAAGGAAATTTTGATCTTCAAGGTGGTCATCACGCCCATTTGGGGGGTCCAAATTGGAGAAGATCTTCTCCTGCACCTGGCCTGCTGTCTTCACCTTCTGCCAGTCTCAATCTGCCAAATAGATCTGCATCAAGTGCTTGGGATGTCTTTGATGCCAGCCAACTTCAGAGGGAGTCCAAAAGATCAAGGGTTGAGGGAACTTTGCAAGCTCACAATTCATCATTTCCTGCCAGAAGAACTGATGACCAAGGGTTGGGTTTGGATGAACCATATGGGCTTCGTACATACGCAGGTTCTACAGATCCTCTTTCTAATTTTGAAGGAAGAAGTCATCTTAGCCCAGTTGGCATGCAAATTTCAGTTGGTGGACTAGGAAAGCGCATTCCTGAGCCTGATTATGTGTGGCGAGGGATTATTGCAAAAGGTGGCTCACTTATTTGCCATGCCCGTTGTGTTCCTATAGGGGAAGGTATCAGTTCTGAGAT TCCAGAGGTTGTTAATTGCACAGCTCGGACTGGGTTGGACTTGTTAACCAAGCATTATGCTGATGCTGTTGGTTTTAGCATCGCATTCTTCTTGCCCGACAGTGAAGCTGATTTTGCTTCATATACAGAGTTTTTGAGATACTTGGGAGCTAGAAATCGGGCTGGTGTTGCCAAGTTTGACGATGGCACCACCTTGTTCTTGGTGCCTCCATCTGATTTTCTGACCAATGTTCTTAAGGTTACGGGACCTGAAAGGCTTTATGGAGTTGTTTTAGAGTTTCCCCAAGCAGCTCCTGCTAGCTCAAATATTCCGCCGTCATTGGTTCAGCCGCAGTATGTGGATGCACAGCAGCAAGCTAGTTCTCTAACTGGATATAATGAGATAGCGCAGGAGGAAATTGGTATGCAAATGGGTTATAACAAGGTGGTACCGGAAGATATGAAACCACCTCTGAAAATGTTGGGCTCCTCTTTGAATTCTACTCCGCCAATCAATAATGCTGCAGTTTCTCAAGCTGGACTTAAATTAACACCTGATCTTATTGCCACTCTAGCTTCTATATATCAGGGAAACAGTAAGTCATCTGGTTCAGAAAGTTCATCAGTACAGTCCGCTTCAACAACATTGGGCCCTGCATTAAATATTACCCCTGCACCTGATAAAGGACTTCCACAAGGGTGGCAGCATGAACGTCAAGTTCCTGAGCAAGCAGGTTATGTTACACAACAATTCAACAGCCAGTTTCATAGCCAAGCACAATTTATTCCACAAGTTCATGCTTATCCTGCGGTGTCAAACACCCTCAATCTTCCTGCTCAAGGTGCCCTTGGCTATAGCCAAATCCAAGATCGTGGTTTCAACATGCAACCTCAAGGTGCTGTGTCATCTAGACCAATTGCCTCTGCAACCCCATCTCAAGGACAGGTTTCAGCCTTGTCTAATGTTGACCAGCAGCATCAACTTGGAATGCCCCATGATCCTCTGAAGGGGCATGGGATGGCACAGGGAACTGATGCATTGAGGTTGTATGGTTCGTCGGTCCTTCACCAGCCTACAAATCTTGTAACATTGGGCAGTGAGATTAATGGTCCCAATGTCCTACAGCATGCTTCTATGCCACAAACTACTGAAGCTGATGTTAGGAATCAGGTGCAGGAGCATCATTCAGCTTTGCAAGGAGCAGGCCAGGATACATCTGAGACTGAGGAAGAAAAGAATAGACGCTATCAATCAACTTTACTATTTGCTGTCAATCTCCTTAACAGGGTGCAGCAACCACCTGGAACTCAGACTGGGCAAGGTTCTGGCAGCTGA
- the LOC113736729 gene encoding flowering time control protein FPA isoform X2, translating to MNGRRIGGDQIRVDFLRSQPSRREQLPDFRDAREGHFPNRSIGPPDTRWMAQESIQVGSKRHQFQSPGGRRGDGQPSKVLWISYPPSVQIDEDMLHNAMILFGEIERIKTFEDRNYAFVQFRSVDEARLAKEGLQGKLFSDPRISIEYSNSELAPNKDYLGNYPGTKGTRPDTYLNDVPFRHGQMDIISHDSGVLPPRGAPGPDGIMRPLGPQGNFDLQGGHHAHLGGPNWRRSSPAPGLLSSPSASLNLPNRSASSAWDVFDASQLQRESKRSRVEGTLQAHNSSFPARRTDDQGLGLDEPYGLRTYAGSTDPLSNFEGRSHLSPVGMQISVGGLGKRIPEPDYVWRGIIAKGGSLICHARCVPIGEGISSEIPEVVNCTARTGLDLLTKHYADAVGFSIAFFLPDSEADFASYTEFLRYLGARNRAGVAKFDDGTTLFLVPPSDFLTNVLKVTGPERLYGVVLEFPQAAPASSNIPPSLVQPQYVDAQQQASSLTGYNEIAQEEIGMQMGYNKVVPEDMKPPLKMLGSSLNSTPPINNAAVSQAGLKLTPDLIATLASIYQGNSKSSGSESSSVQSASTTLGPALNITPAPDKGLPQGWQHERQVPEQAGYVTQQFNSQFHSQAQFIPQVHAYPAVSNTLNLPAQGALGYSQIQDRGFNMQPQGAVSSRPIASATPSQGQVSALSNVDQQHQLGMPHDPLKGHGMAQGTDALRLYGSSVLHQPTNLVTLGSEINGPNVLQHASMPQTTEADVRNQVQEHHSALQGAGQDTSETEEEKNRRYQSTLLFAVNLLNRVQQPPGTQTGQGSGS from the exons ATGAATGGGAGGAGAATTGGTGGGGATCAGATACGTGTGGATTTTCTTCGATCACAACCTTCTAGAAGA GAGCAGTTACCTGATTTTCGTGATGCAAGGGAAGGACATTTCCCCAACAGGAGCATTGGCCCTCCAGATACACGGTGGATGGCACAAGAGTCTATCCAAGTTGGGTCAAAACGACAT CAATTCCAGTCTCCAGGAGGGCGGAGGGGAGATGGTCAACCAAGCAAGGTCTTGTGGATAAGTTATCCTCCTTCAGTTCAGATTGATGAAGACATGTTGCATAATGCAATGATTCTGTTTGGTGAGATAGAAAGGATTAAAACTTTTGAAGACAGGAACTATGCGTTTGTACAATTTAGAAGTGTAGATGAAGCACGACTTGCAAAAGAAGGTTTGCAAGGCAAGCTTTTTAGTGATCCACGAATCTCAATTGAGTATTCAAACAGTGAACTTGCACCAAACAAAGATTACTTGGGGAATTATCCTGGAACCAAAGGGACAAGGCCAGATACGTACCTGAATGATGTTCCATTTAGGCATGGACAAATGGACATAATTAGTCATGATTCTGGAGTTTTGCCACCTCGTGGAGCCCCTGGACCTGATGGCATTATGAGGCCATTAGGTCCTCAAGGAAATTTTGATCTTCAAGGTGGTCATCACGCCCATTTGGGGGGTCCAAATTGGAGAAGATCTTCTCCTGCACCTGGCCTGCTGTCTTCACCTTCTGCCAGTCTCAATCTGCCAAATAGATCTGCATCAAGTGCTTGGGATGTCTTTGATGCCAGCCAACTTCAGAGGGAGTCCAAAAGATCAAGGGTTGAGGGAACTTTGCAAGCTCACAATTCATCATTTCCTGCCAGAAGAACTGATGACCAAGGGTTGGGTTTGGATGAACCATATGGGCTTCGTACATACGCAGGTTCTACAGATCCTCTTTCTAATTTTGAAGGAAGAAGTCATCTTAGCCCAGTTGGCATGCAAATTTCAGTTGGTGGACTAGGAAAGCGCATTCCTGAGCCTGATTATGTGTGGCGAGGGATTATTGCAAAAGGTGGCTCACTTATTTGCCATGCCCGTTGTGTTCCTATAGGGGAAGGTATCAGTTCTGAGAT TCCAGAGGTTGTTAATTGCACAGCTCGGACTGGGTTGGACTTGTTAACCAAGCATTATGCTGATGCTGTTGGTTTTAGCATCGCATTCTTCTTGCCCGACAGTGAAGCTGATTTTGCTTCATATACAGAGTTTTTGAGATACTTGGGAGCTAGAAATCGGGCTGGTGTTGCCAAGTTTGACGATGGCACCACCTTGTTCTTGGTGCCTCCATCTGATTTTCTGACCAATGTTCTTAAGGTTACGGGACCTGAAAGGCTTTATGGAGTTGTTTTAGAGTTTCCCCAAGCAGCTCCTGCTAGCTCAAATATTCCGCCGTCATTGGTTCAGCCGCAGTATGTGGATGCACAGCAGCAAGCTAGTTCTCTAACTGGATATAATGAGATAGCGCAGGAGGAAATTGGTATGCAAATGGGTTATAACAAGGTGGTACCGGAAGATATGAAACCACCTCTGAAAATGTTGGGCTCCTCTTTGAATTCTACTCCGCCAATCAATAATGCTGCAGTTTCTCAAGCTGGACTTAAATTAACACCTGATCTTATTGCCACTCTAGCTTCTATATATCAGGGAAACAGTAAGTCATCTGGTTCAGAAAGTTCATCAGTACAGTCCGCTTCAACAACATTGGGCCCTGCATTAAATATTACCCCTGCACCTGATAAAGGACTTCCACAAGGGTGGCAGCATGAACGTCAAGTTCCTGAGCAAGCAGGTTATGTTACACAACAATTCAACAGCCAGTTTCATAGCCAAGCACAATTTATTCCACAAGTTCATGCTTATCCTGCGGTGTCAAACACCCTCAATCTTCCTGCTCAAGGTGCCCTTGGCTATAGCCAAATCCAAGATCGTGGTTTCAACATGCAACCTCAAGGTGCTGTGTCATCTAGACCAATTGCCTCTGCAACCCCATCTCAAGGACAGGTTTCAGCCTTGTCTAATGTTGACCAGCAGCATCAACTTGGAATGCCCCATGATCCTCTGAAGGGGCATGGGATGGCACAGGGAACTGATGCATTGAGGTTGTATGGTTCGTCGGTCCTTCACCAGCCTACAAATCTTGTAACATTGGGCAGTGAGATTAATGGTCCCAATGTCCTACAGCATGCTTCTATGCCACAAACTACTGAAGCTGATGTTAGGAATCAGGTGCAGGAGCATCATTCAGCTTTGCAAGGAGCAGGCCAGGATACATCTGAGACTGAGGAAGAAAAGAATAGACGCTATCAATCAACTTTACTATTTGCTGTCAATCTCCTTAACAGGGTGCAGCAACCACCTGGAACTCAGACTGGGCAAGGTTCTGGCAGCTGA